TAATCATACAAGTCTATCTATTGAAACACTTATATTTTAGTTACGTATTGATAACTCTAGTCTTCTCATCTGTATTAAAATgcactcataaaaacattattaaCACAAACACAAGTAGCCAAAAAAATCATAACCTCCAAGATCAAAACACAAGGCGACAAATTCGTCAAAGAAAATATCAAAACAaatcattattaaaattttacaagaCGACAAGTTTGCTATGAGAAAAGTCAAAGCAATCACCAAAGTGATTTATCACCAAATTTTCATAAGGCGACAAGTTCGTGAAAGGGAATAATTCAGTATCGAACCTAAAGATTCAACTACTGTAGAGGGGATTACTGATATAgctcaatattaaaatatattaaatttgcaTCTCAATAACTCAAATCACATCAATTATTCAAATATCATATAACTCCGAATAAGATGTACAATCCTAATCGAAATATAATATTATCCATATAAGAATATTATCTTTATCTGATAAGATTTCATATCCTATTTTATTTAGGACTCCGTATCCTATTTTATCTAAGATTTCATATCATATTCAAACTTTATCTTACACACATAAAAAGCTCACAACCTCCATAATTAGGTATGTTATTCTCTCTAATAGTCAAATTCATAATTTACTCATAACATATATTGACTTAAGTATCGGAGAAGTCGCCAAGCTTTCTTACTCGatattctctcttattttaccCGAAAATTTATGAtgtaaacaataaaaattagtATCAAATCACTAAAAATTTGATTAGTTATTAAGTTTTATAATGTCTCAACTTTGCTAAAAATAATAGTGTcgaaaaaataatattagtgaaataaataaataaggaataaaataaatttaataattaaaacatttttttggactcatttattttaactttattttcaaTTAGTGATTCATTTAcctttttaaaaagtatttgaACTGGATTTAAAGAAGTAACTTATTTCTCCGAcaacaaaaaaattaacaacTTTACATTTCTAGAAAGTAAATAAAAGtagcaattaaataaataaaattttaataattcttaataatttgaaatttcttAGTTTAGTTATTTCCAATTAAATAAGTCCAgtcagaaaacaaaaaaaatatagaaagacCATTTGCCAATATCACCTTTTCTTGGTTCTAAAAGCTCAATTTCTAATTTTATCATTGTATTGTGatataaattatattcaatGGAGTTTAGGATTTTTATCCTTAAGTGTTTTTATTACtaaatctcttttattttgattattttattatttatttcctttattttattaaaattttcacattTGAAATGCTTAGAAGTTCTAATTTATGGAGAATAACCAAGTtgaaatgagagaaaaaaaatattaatcactCCCATGTAAAAACTTCTAGAACCAAAataagaataatattaattgaaGAACTGAACAAGAATAATATAGGAAAAATACAAATTGAACCTAAGATTTTAGATCTAGAAATAAAGTTTAATTATTTGAGTAATTTTAACAGTTAATCATAGATTCCAAATGAATTCTAATTGATTTGATACTATTAAAATAGGTATTAATTTGATTGGTACAAAACCTTAGCACCTTCAAAGAGAGCTTAGGATACTGTAAAAAGGTATGTATTCAGTTTGAATCTCATGAATAGAGATGGACCCAGTACAGGTTTGGACCCAACCAAAACCAGCCTGTCAAAACTGGAGCCAGACCAGTTAAACCCGGATTTGACTAGAACCACCTTGAATTGGACCAATTTTGATGGGTTCAATTCTATTCTAGGTCTGAATTGGAAACCCACCACGTCCAAACTTATGAAAGAGCTTTTACTTACTAATTTTCCAAGTGCCCTTATCTTTTTTACTGACTGAATTGGACCCCTGCCTATATACCAAACAAAGTTGATTCCATTTGAAGCTCGCTTTCAAAGTAACTAGCAATTAGCAAGATTTACATGACAGAATTTTAGATGCTGAAGATCACCAGCAATCATATGGCCTAACATTTCAAACCTGCTAGTAAACCGAATTCATACTAACAAATCTTTTCTGTATGTTTGAGAAGTTGCAGCATGGGAAGCATTACCTTATCAAGATAACTTACATAGGATTTCTTTAAGCCAAGAAATATGATTACTGCCATGGCCCTGTTTCATATTTGTTTCAAGCAACTATTCCAAACTAGGCGCCACCTCAGTGGGATTGGATTCAAACACATCAGAGTTAGATCCTTCAGGTCCTTCTAAAAGCTCTCGAGATTGGATTGACTCTTTGTATGCAGGAGTCTCCTTAAAATCTGTTGCTCCTTCATTGTATGTAGCCACAGCAATTCCACATGCAATTAACTGTCAAAAAATGTGTAGAACATATCAGCCTTAAGAATCAAGGAAAAAAACATACTTCTAAACCACCACAAGGAGCAGAAATAATTGGTACTATTTACTTTTGATTGAAGAGTGGAGCTGAATAATTAGGCGAGAGGAGAGAGTTTGTGGAAGTGTGATCTGGACTTGCATTAATCATTGATAAAAGTTTAGAACCAACCAGTTAATTAATCTTAGTAATTTAGACAATGTAACTTGAAATACTCCATTTGAAACCAATCTAAACTGGCTCAGATAGCCGCAACACTGAAAAATTTAACTGAAACCAGGCCCAACTTGGGCTAATACCATATTAGCATCTTGGGGTGGAGGTGAATAATTGGGCTAGAGGCAAGAATCCAAAAAAGTATGGTTTGAAGTAAGTCTATCCATGATTCCAAGGTGTCTGGAACCAAATTAAACTGTATTAGAATTGAAAAGGAACCTCAAACAATATTGAACTCGAGTCTACTATTTTGTTTCTAAGTCTAGTTCCTAAAAATCAAAAAACCAAAAGTTTGATTCCAATTCTAATTCTTAGGAAGCATACCAGAATGGAAAACCTGTAATTTGGACTTACTTAGCCTTGGTGAATCATCAGCAAAAGCTTAGTCCTAACCAATTACTTAATTAACCTTTTACCTTCCATAAGCCCATTTGCATTTAGTTATTCAGATGATGTGGGATTCTACAAGTACCATTTCAATCTATAAATTATACTATCCAGCTAGATTTCACAACATAATGCATCAACATTTTTCACTATCCACACAACAATGATTTCACTTCTCACCAATGGCTTAGTAGCTCAGTAATAAGTTCCTGTCCCATAGAGaagcttttaaaaaatttgttatTGTGATAACAAAAGATATTACATAAAAATACAGCTCAGGAGTCAGCTACCACTAGATTCACTATAAAAGAAGCCATGTGAAGATAGTTTTCCAAGTTCCACATGTTCCCACCCTCATCCCTCTTTCATTTCCAAATGATTACAGGTTAATAACTCCCTCCcttccataatttttatctttcCAATTTTAATTATCTTGGAAAGTTAGAATACTAAGTAAAGTGAGCAAAAATTATGTGAATGAGGGATTATTTGTAAATTTTGAACATAAACACAAGGCAAATCTTTCAATTCCCAGTTCAGGATTATTGCTAATAAGAATTGATTTGTGAAAAGCAGAAACAATTAACCATTTCtgaatctctctctctttttccaaCTGTACAAGAACAAACGATTGGAAATCAGAAATCAAGAGGAAGAGATAAAGAGATTACCGCAAAACCAATGCCAAAAGCCCACAAATACTGCACAAAGAACCCAAGAGCATCCCACTGCGGACCTTCCCAGAAGTCTGGGTCATCTCCAGGTAGCTTAGGCAAGAAATAGCCATCATCCTCTACATCAACTGTACTTGTACCCACATTTTGAACTTCCCTTGCACTAAAATCTTCACTACCAGCAGTCCTTTCAATCTCAGCAAccccttctccttctccttcatcTTCCTGGtctctggtggtggtggagctCCTCCTGTTCTTGCTGTCAAAGCGACCAGTTCGAGACGACAGCTTCTTGGCCGCGACTATATGGAGAGCTCTCCTGGGTGGGAATGGGAAAAGGATTTGGGGAAGATGGAGGAGGCGGTGGTTGTAAGAGTGGTTTCTGGTGGGATAGTTACAGATGATTCTGCCTCCACCGCCGTTGCCGGTGACTACAAAGAGAGCCATGAGTGAGAGGAGGAGAGAACTGGGACCGCTATTCTATTTCTTCTGTGGATAAAATGCCAATTATACGTTTGTTTCAGATCCGGGTTGATGAATccgattttctttttaaaaaaaggcTCGGATCCGTTTCGGCTCATCTACGCGGGCTTTGGGCCCAATATATTTG
The Manihot esculenta cultivar AM560-2 chromosome 1, M.esculenta_v8, whole genome shotgun sequence genome window above contains:
- the LOC110630570 gene encoding uncharacterized protein LOC110630570, with protein sequence MALFVVTGNGGGGRIICNYPTRNHSYNHRLLHLPQILFPFPPRRALHIVAAKKLSSRTGRFDSKNRRSSTTTRDQEDEGEGEGVAEIERTAGSEDFSAREVQNVGTSTVDVEDDGYFLPKLPGDDPDFWEGPQWDALGFFVQYLWAFGIGFALIACGIAVATYNEGATDFKETPAYKESIQSRELLEGPEGSNSDVFESNPTEVAPSLE